A genomic window from Anatilimnocola floriformis includes:
- a CDS encoding sigma-70 family RNA polymerase sigma factor, protein MLKRKTAAAAVKAAPRKSVSLQTPLETYLREINETALLTAKDEQELAAAIADGDVRARDRMVRANLRLVVNIARGYTGKGLSLQDLIEEGNLGLLRAVEGFDPGVGTRFSTYASYWIKQSIKRALINSAKTIRIPAYMVELLSKWRRASARLTEELGRTPTPEEVARVLGLQKKKLPIIKKAIRIYNSTPQTDQAEAGWSLGEIVMDERLKNPEDVMVEDDSLKHIREMLTTMDVREATVLKMRFGLENTEPHTLKEIGESLGLTRERVRQIETEALARLADSLKDPREREMEALEAMGD, encoded by the coding sequence ATGCTCAAACGCAAGACGGCCGCAGCCGCGGTAAAGGCTGCGCCCCGTAAGAGCGTCTCGTTGCAAACTCCGCTGGAGACTTATCTCCGCGAGATCAACGAAACGGCACTCCTTACCGCGAAGGATGAACAAGAACTGGCCGCCGCGATCGCCGATGGCGATGTGCGGGCTCGCGACCGAATGGTCCGTGCCAACCTGCGGCTGGTCGTCAATATCGCCCGCGGTTACACGGGCAAGGGCCTGAGCCTGCAAGACCTCATCGAAGAGGGCAACCTGGGCCTGCTCCGCGCGGTCGAAGGCTTCGACCCCGGCGTCGGCACGCGGTTCAGCACGTATGCCAGCTACTGGATCAAGCAATCGATCAAGCGCGCTCTGATCAACAGCGCCAAGACGATTCGCATTCCGGCCTACATGGTCGAGCTGCTGAGCAAATGGCGTCGTGCCAGTGCTCGCCTCACCGAAGAACTCGGCCGTACGCCGACGCCGGAAGAAGTGGCCCGCGTCCTCGGCTTGCAGAAGAAGAAGCTGCCGATCATCAAGAAGGCCATCCGCATTTACAACAGCACGCCGCAGACCGATCAAGCCGAAGCTGGCTGGTCGCTGGGCGAGATCGTCATGGACGAGCGTCTGAAGAACCCCGAAGACGTGATGGTCGAAGACGATTCGCTGAAGCATATTCGCGAAATGCTGACGACAATGGACGTGCGGGAAGCGACCGTTCTGAAGATGCGGTTCGGCCTCGAGAACACCGAGCCCCACACGCTGAAGGAAATCGGCGAAAGCCTCGGCCTGACCCGCGAACGCGTCCGTCAGATCGAAACCGAAGCCCTCGCCCGCCTCGCCGACAGCTTGAAAGATCCTCGCGAACGCGAGATGGAAGCCCTCGAAGCGATGGGTGACTAG
- a CDS encoding SDR family oxidoreductase codes for MASEFLTKLFGLDGQVAVVIGGTGVLGGALAEGIAAAGAIVVIAGRSQERGAERVAAIEKAGGRAIFLEVNADQRESVQQLLRSTLTRFSQVDMLVNCAGTNSAIPYAEITDEQWNSVITSQLFTTHLGCQVFAPYMATQEKGGSILNIGSVTSHLPLSRVFAYSAAKAAVVNLTKNLAREYATQKVRVNAICPGFFPAEQNRKILDAARVENILRQTPMARFGEPSELVAAAILLLSRGGGSFITGEDLYVDGGFTSMRF; via the coding sequence ATGGCGAGTGAGTTTCTGACAAAACTGTTTGGGCTCGACGGCCAGGTTGCCGTGGTGATCGGCGGCACCGGCGTGCTCGGCGGTGCGCTGGCCGAAGGGATCGCTGCGGCGGGGGCCATTGTGGTGATTGCTGGCCGTTCGCAGGAACGGGGCGCCGAGCGAGTGGCTGCCATCGAAAAAGCGGGCGGCCGGGCGATCTTTCTGGAAGTGAACGCCGACCAGCGCGAGAGTGTGCAGCAGCTTCTCCGCAGTACGCTCACGCGGTTCAGCCAGGTCGACATGCTGGTGAACTGCGCTGGCACGAACAGCGCCATTCCTTATGCCGAGATCACCGACGAGCAGTGGAACTCGGTGATCACGAGTCAGCTCTTTACGACGCATCTCGGCTGCCAGGTTTTTGCGCCTTACATGGCGACTCAGGAAAAGGGGGGCAGCATTCTGAACATCGGCAGCGTGACCTCGCATTTGCCGTTGTCGCGCGTGTTCGCCTATTCCGCCGCCAAAGCCGCCGTGGTGAACCTGACGAAAAACCTGGCCCGCGAATATGCAACGCAAAAGGTCCGCGTCAACGCGATCTGCCCCGGCTTTTTTCCTGCCGAGCAGAACCGCAAGATTCTGGACGCCGCGCGGGTCGAAAACATCCTCCGCCAGACGCCCATGGCCCGGTTCGGCGAACCGAGCGAACTGGTCGCCGCGGCCATCCTGCTCCTCTCGCGCGGGGGGGGATCGTTCATCACCGGCGAAGATCTGTATGTCGACGGCGGGTTTACTTCGATGCGGTTTTAA
- a CDS encoding DUF2314 domain-containing protein, whose amino-acid sequence MNQAWPFHDEPNTACFTTTFVLEGSPILRVYHDFDGGWQFHGDDDQPATAEVARVVSLASMVTRDAALAQLRDLPYGWRATRSSVRAPWLLEKNNPYPTFAENGYYLEDALWLSQYRDDITPPPEETRDDLPPGTYVKLIFRFAAEDAERQDDETERMWVQITDRDEDENYVGELANDPHHAQVLACGDVVSFHPLHIMAVLEAE is encoded by the coding sequence GTGAATCAAGCCTGGCCCTTCCACGACGAGCCGAACACTGCGTGCTTTACCACGACCTTTGTGCTCGAGGGTTCGCCGATCTTGCGCGTGTATCACGACTTCGATGGCGGTTGGCAGTTTCATGGCGATGACGATCAGCCGGCGACCGCGGAAGTTGCGCGCGTCGTTTCGCTGGCGAGCATGGTGACGCGCGACGCCGCGCTCGCGCAGTTGCGTGATCTGCCGTATGGCTGGCGAGCGACACGCAGTAGCGTTCGAGCACCGTGGCTGTTGGAGAAGAACAATCCGTATCCCACGTTCGCCGAAAACGGTTACTACCTGGAAGACGCGCTCTGGCTGTCGCAATATCGCGACGACATCACTCCTCCGCCGGAAGAAACGCGAGACGATCTTCCGCCCGGCACTTATGTGAAGCTTATTTTTCGTTTCGCCGCCGAAGACGCCGAACGGCAGGATGATGAAACAGAGCGGATGTGGGTGCAAATCACCGACCGCGACGAAGACGAAAACTACGTCGGCGAACTCGCCAACGACCCGCATCACGCACAGGTTCTAGCCTGCGGCGACGTCGTGTCATTTCATCCGCTGCACATCATGGCGGTATTGGAGGCGGAGTAG
- a CDS encoding HPr family phosphocarrier protein → MSEPTAERLVVVVNTQGFHARPAHLFVKMAMTFKSKVQIQKGNQIIDGKSILDLLTLGAGNGTQLKLKATGPDAAESLDALAQLVEGGFGELENGHEPAAT, encoded by the coding sequence ATGTCCGAGCCCACAGCTGAACGTCTCGTTGTCGTTGTCAACACGCAGGGCTTTCATGCGCGCCCGGCGCACCTGTTCGTCAAAATGGCGATGACGTTCAAGAGCAAGGTGCAGATTCAAAAGGGCAACCAGATCATCGACGGTAAGAGCATTCTCGATCTGCTCACCCTCGGCGCCGGCAACGGCACGCAATTGAAACTGAAAGCCACCGGCCCTGACGCGGCCGAATCGCTCGACGCACTCGCTCAACTCGTCGAGGGCGGTTTTGGCGAGTTGGAGAATGGCCACGAACCGGCTGCGACGTAG
- a CDS encoding PTS sugar transporter subunit IIA, with product MKFSDFVQVDAIKASVTALQKPDVIRELVEGLAAAGAINAADQEGIIAAILKREELGSTGIGRGVAVPHTKHPSATKLVGTVGVSHEGVDFNSLDGDKVHLFFLLVSPPDRPADHLRALENISRQLRDDTFCRFLKQATSVQDIRQLLDEADHNQFA from the coding sequence ATGAAGTTCAGTGATTTTGTACAGGTCGACGCCATCAAGGCCAGCGTGACCGCTCTGCAGAAGCCCGACGTGATCCGCGAACTGGTCGAAGGCTTGGCGGCAGCGGGCGCCATCAATGCCGCCGATCAAGAAGGCATCATCGCTGCCATTCTGAAGCGCGAAGAACTCGGCAGCACCGGCATCGGCCGCGGCGTGGCCGTTCCGCACACCAAGCACCCCAGCGCCACCAAGCTGGTCGGCACCGTGGGCGTGAGCCACGAAGGCGTTGACTTCAACAGCCTCGACGGCGACAAGGTTCACCTCTTCTTCCTGCTCGTCTCGCCGCCGGATCGCCCAGCCGATCACTTGCGGGCCCTGGAAAATATCTCGCGCCAGCTGCGCGACGACACGTTCTGCCGCTTCCTCAAGCAAGCGACGTCGGTACAAGACATTCGTCAATTGCTCGACGAAGCCGATCACAATCAGTTCGCCTAA
- a CDS encoding alpha/beta hydrolase — protein MRTSLRFAAALALLFCWSGFAAAQKARPNLPKGFVGEYDVKYVPDGDAAQALDIVYPETPSDKPLPLLVWIHGGGWSGGSKSEMPYLSQLARGYVVCSVEYRFSQKAIFPAQIQDCQAAIRFLRANAKKYSIDPEKIGVGGASAGGHLAALVGTSGGKKAFPAIGGNEDQSDRVQAVCDIFGPTDFYTVIKQAEADKNVKNIFKWNTDGDPYHKLIAAKVGEDKEKCEAVSPVKYVSKDNPPFLILHGDHDTLVPYAQSEELQELLGKAGVESTLQKLPGAGHGGASFLLPGVIKLATSFFDKHLKGVDAKIEALPESEVSIKPATPK, from the coding sequence ATGCGCACGTCTCTCCGCTTTGCGGCGGCTTTGGCTTTACTCTTTTGCTGGAGCGGTTTCGCCGCCGCTCAGAAGGCTCGGCCAAACCTGCCCAAGGGTTTCGTCGGCGAGTACGACGTGAAGTACGTGCCGGATGGCGACGCAGCCCAGGCACTCGACATCGTCTATCCCGAAACTCCGAGCGACAAGCCGTTGCCGCTGCTGGTGTGGATTCACGGCGGCGGTTGGAGCGGCGGCAGCAAATCAGAGATGCCGTACCTGAGTCAGCTCGCGCGCGGCTACGTGGTGTGCAGCGTTGAGTATCGCTTCAGTCAGAAGGCGATCTTTCCCGCGCAGATTCAAGATTGTCAGGCCGCGATTCGCTTTCTGCGGGCGAACGCCAAGAAGTACAGCATCGATCCCGAAAAGATCGGCGTGGGTGGCGCTTCGGCGGGCGGGCATCTGGCGGCGCTCGTCGGCACGAGTGGCGGAAAGAAGGCATTTCCGGCCATCGGTGGCAATGAAGATCAATCCGACCGCGTACAGGCCGTTTGCGACATCTTTGGCCCGACTGACTTTTACACCGTCATCAAGCAGGCCGAAGCCGACAAGAACGTGAAGAACATCTTCAAGTGGAATACGGATGGTGATCCCTACCACAAGCTGATTGCCGCCAAGGTGGGCGAGGACAAGGAGAAGTGCGAAGCCGTCAGCCCGGTGAAGTATGTCAGCAAGGACAACCCGCCGTTCCTGATCCTGCACGGCGATCACGACACCCTCGTGCCGTATGCTCAAAGCGAAGAACTGCAGGAACTGCTGGGCAAGGCAGGTGTTGAGAGCACGCTGCAAAAGCTCCCCGGCGCGGGGCATGGCGGAGCTTCGTTCCTACTGCCGGGCGTCATCAAACTGGCGACGTCGTTCTTCGACAAGCACCTCAAGGGAGTCGATGCCAAGATCGAAGCCCTGCCCGAGAGCGAAGTGAGCATCAAACCGGCGACGCCGAAGTAA
- a CDS encoding CAP domain-containing protein gives MKLLAWGLVLVSAGIAAAQQPANSVSAPKTSNAKATQESVGASGKDTQSQPAVKTVSATTVTPKTEQPKTDAKKAAAASPAKAAPVPLYQQPTMVTMLQRSNGIRGRVGLRAHRLNPALCQAAQNHAEYMAATGAFSHDVNLGYVGRARRFGFRGNVRENIGWNYATIDSAFAGWQGSGGHYAAIVSPETTEAGFGYAKSRNGQTYWVSVYGSGTAADLADAKAVFAKDKEKAEEAAAAKLAAEEADAEAEGKVVPASAETEVKDTEAKPNKDTAG, from the coding sequence ATGAAGTTATTGGCATGGGGATTGGTTTTGGTTTCGGCGGGAATCGCGGCGGCGCAACAGCCGGCGAATTCGGTTTCTGCTCCCAAAACTAGTAACGCCAAGGCGACGCAAGAGAGCGTCGGGGCGAGTGGAAAGGACACCCAAAGCCAACCAGCGGTGAAGACTGTCTCTGCTACGACCGTCACACCCAAGACAGAACAGCCGAAGACCGATGCGAAGAAGGCCGCCGCGGCCTCGCCGGCCAAGGCAGCACCAGTGCCGCTGTATCAACAGCCGACGATGGTCACCATGCTGCAACGCAGCAATGGCATCCGCGGCCGCGTTGGCCTGCGAGCCCATCGGCTGAACCCGGCACTGTGCCAGGCAGCCCAGAACCACGCAGAGTACATGGCCGCGACCGGGGCCTTCAGCCACGATGTCAATCTGGGCTATGTGGGTCGGGCCCGGCGTTTCGGCTTCCGGGGCAATGTTCGCGAGAACATCGGCTGGAACTACGCCACCATCGACTCGGCCTTTGCCGGCTGGCAGGGTAGCGGCGGTCACTACGCCGCCATCGTCAGCCCCGAAACGACCGAAGCGGGCTTCGGCTACGCCAAGTCGCGTAACGGCCAGACCTACTGGGTCAGCGTCTATGGTTCGGGCACTGCGGCTGACCTAGCCGACGCCAAGGCCGTGTTTGCCAAGGACAAGGAAAAGGCCGAAGAAGCCGCCGCTGCCAAGCTGGCTGCGGAAGAAGCCGACGCCGAAGCCGAAGGCAAAGTCGTCCCCGCTTCGGCCGAAACCGAAGTGAAAGACACCGAAGCCAAGCCGAACAAAGACACGGCTGGCTAA
- a CDS encoding aminoglycoside phosphotransferase family protein: MTPAQIAAARSYLAPPRPEFWHWDDEQSAIAWLDGPTITLRQELAVVLASQPNSGRGLPELTVVLLILSACRESWHASRTALERALEDLYPASGLPRGVVEVLDRLEDVHKVARDLFQTAQRKSELLWYLFADQPNRETDVETADEIVELLAKPALQLENLGRKPADLWHTFMSLRSALERFDPDEFLAWCDTGLEQEVKPAPLEVEYTSGQRVRMLLTELNDDEELGGVARLARQLLAAIALPRPLAEPDDLPLGGVSDIANRGALDRLLLSELAYDDLTLAVRIATGEALYYRRETPPKSPPLRRMIVLDSGLRQWGVPRVFITSVGLALAAAGDERLAIEAYRARGEELVEVDLTRKDGLQQQLAALETDLHLGKALPAIQQLQLKNADGENLPSDVVLVTSDDALADEEFRKQLRAANLDGAWIAAINRAGRVRLMELGLREMVLKRECRFDLAEILTPARKPLVPLVTGDGKLPAFCRLKEVPLRIPHDLSIERAWSIGDQGVLAIYKDYRLTWWTDTVIGPQQLADNMPRGRVLWADSVSEHAPYRAVVGTLSVRGLYALQVWPGERDVSVALLKHNHQEQFTTVTATAEHIFLIGPHRAVAFAWSGEELATCKVVDRHLGGRYFLRNGTQFVGAITVRGDKIGLTAGYTLKSTPAHQILGIAGEREVPQVIRCDGYAIDLISGHASQLITGHTLPVTLLAQSRDNRTLVLQDKDRKQVVVRLDKLGCRQVWGDPAYFAEEHVAKFMGSKVNLRQHFHGIYVTARGDLALRSRKGLELTLDALPRMRWRDSGRSEVRQPQLRPFANVDAPSGYLLQRATWDDGSQAWLDSRGLLHLRSSNPQVAELTLILQDGETAGWSSTHGLFGSPYFTGTPALQETPHSIRRTLHAFSASLVSVVTT, translated from the coding sequence AAGTCGTACCGCTCTGGAACGAGCCCTCGAGGATCTTTATCCGGCGAGCGGTTTGCCTCGCGGCGTCGTTGAAGTGCTAGATCGCTTGGAGGACGTACACAAAGTTGCTCGCGACTTGTTTCAGACCGCTCAGCGGAAGAGCGAACTGCTGTGGTACCTGTTCGCCGATCAGCCGAACCGCGAGACCGATGTCGAGACTGCCGACGAAATTGTGGAGTTGCTCGCCAAGCCGGCGCTGCAGCTAGAAAACTTGGGACGCAAGCCCGCCGATCTGTGGCACACGTTCATGTCGCTGCGGAGTGCGCTCGAGCGTTTTGATCCGGACGAATTTCTTGCCTGGTGCGACACGGGCCTCGAGCAGGAAGTAAAACCCGCGCCGCTGGAAGTGGAGTACACTAGCGGCCAGCGGGTGCGGATGCTGCTGACGGAGCTGAACGACGACGAGGAACTCGGCGGTGTGGCGCGACTGGCTCGTCAGTTGCTGGCCGCGATTGCCTTGCCGCGGCCACTCGCGGAGCCGGATGATTTGCCGTTGGGAGGGGTTTCAGACATCGCCAACCGGGGAGCGCTCGATCGACTATTGCTCAGCGAACTGGCCTACGATGATCTGACGCTGGCCGTCCGGATTGCGACCGGCGAGGCTCTTTATTACCGCCGCGAGACGCCGCCAAAGTCACCGCCGCTACGACGGATGATCGTGCTCGACAGTGGGTTGCGGCAGTGGGGCGTGCCGCGAGTGTTCATCACTTCGGTCGGCTTAGCCCTGGCGGCGGCCGGCGACGAACGGCTGGCGATCGAAGCCTATCGGGCTCGCGGCGAGGAGTTGGTCGAAGTTGATCTGACGCGAAAGGACGGCTTGCAGCAACAACTCGCCGCGCTCGAAACCGATCTTCACCTCGGAAAGGCTCTGCCGGCCATTCAGCAATTGCAGCTCAAAAACGCCGACGGCGAAAATCTGCCCAGCGATGTGGTGCTGGTCACCAGCGACGATGCGCTCGCCGATGAGGAGTTCCGCAAGCAACTGCGGGCCGCCAATCTCGACGGCGCTTGGATCGCCGCCATCAACCGCGCCGGCCGGGTGCGGTTGATGGAACTCGGCCTGCGCGAGATGGTTCTCAAACGCGAATGCCGGTTCGATCTGGCGGAGATTCTCACGCCGGCCCGCAAACCGCTCGTGCCGCTGGTGACCGGCGACGGCAAACTGCCGGCGTTCTGCCGGCTAAAAGAGGTACCGCTGCGAATTCCGCATGACCTGTCGATCGAGCGGGCCTGGTCAATCGGCGATCAAGGCGTGTTGGCGATTTATAAGGACTACCGACTCACTTGGTGGACGGACACCGTCATCGGTCCGCAGCAGTTGGCCGACAACATGCCGCGGGGCCGGGTGTTGTGGGCGGATAGCGTCAGCGAGCACGCGCCCTATCGGGCGGTGGTCGGCACGTTGTCGGTCCGTGGGTTGTATGCCCTGCAGGTTTGGCCTGGCGAGCGAGATGTAAGTGTGGCCCTGCTGAAACACAACCATCAGGAGCAGTTCACCACGGTAACGGCGACGGCGGAGCACATCTTTTTGATCGGACCGCATCGCGCGGTGGCTTTTGCCTGGTCGGGCGAGGAACTGGCTACGTGCAAAGTGGTCGACCGGCACCTCGGCGGCCGGTATTTTCTCCGCAACGGCACGCAGTTCGTCGGTGCGATCACGGTTCGGGGCGACAAGATCGGCCTGACGGCAGGCTATACACTCAAATCGACTCCGGCTCATCAGATTTTGGGAATCGCCGGCGAGCGCGAAGTTCCGCAGGTCATTCGTTGCGACGGCTATGCGATTGATTTGATCTCGGGGCATGCGAGCCAACTGATCACCGGCCATACGCTGCCCGTCACCTTGCTGGCGCAATCACGCGACAACCGGACGTTGGTGCTGCAGGATAAAGATCGAAAGCAGGTGGTGGTCCGCCTCGATAAGCTAGGTTGCCGGCAAGTTTGGGGCGACCCAGCTTACTTCGCCGAGGAGCACGTGGCGAAGTTCATGGGAAGTAAAGTCAATCTGCGGCAGCACTTCCACGGCATTTATGTGACGGCCCGAGGAGACCTGGCCCTGAGAAGCCGCAAGGGCCTCGAGCTGACGCTCGACGCTCTGCCGCGGATGCGGTGGCGAGATAGCGGCCGGTCAGAGGTTCGGCAGCCACAGCTGCGGCCGTTTGCCAACGTCGACGCTCCCAGCGGATATCTGTTGCAACGAGCAACCTGGGACGACGGCAGCCAAGCCTGGCTCGATTCGCGTGGCTTGCTTCATCTGCGGAGCAGCAACCCGCAGGTCGCCGAGCTAACGCTGATTCTGCAGGACGGCGAAACGGCCGGTTGGAGCAGCACGCACGGCCTGTTCGGCTCGCCCTATTTCACCGGCACCCCGGCGTTACAGGAGACGCCACACTCGATTCGACGCACCTTGCATGCCTTCAGCGCATCGCTGGTGAGCGTCGTTACGACGTAG
- the hpf gene encoding ribosome hibernation-promoting factor, HPF/YfiA family, with the protein MQINISARHGHLSPGTQEKISDKVESIRRLFDRITAIQVVVDLEHRDEPSVEVRILAEHHDEFIATVKAENVLTALDGVIDKVEAQVRKFKERLKDHKATGHKHLEPPVAEATDE; encoded by the coding sequence GTGCAGATCAACATCTCGGCACGGCATGGCCATTTGAGCCCCGGCACCCAGGAAAAAATTTCCGATAAGGTGGAATCGATCCGCCGGTTGTTTGACCGGATCACGGCGATTCAGGTGGTGGTCGATCTCGAACATCGCGACGAACCGAGCGTGGAAGTTCGGATCCTGGCCGAACATCACGACGAGTTCATCGCCACCGTGAAGGCCGAAAATGTGCTGACCGCGCTCGATGGAGTCATCGACAAGGTCGAGGCCCAAGTGCGAAAATTCAAGGAACGGCTGAAGGATCATAAGGCGACCGGTCATAAGCACCTGGAGCCCCCCGTCGCCGAAGCGACAGATGAATAG
- a CDS encoding YfcE family phosphodiesterase yields MRIGIFADAHDHLANIRLAVERFNQEQVEVVLFAGDIVSTISVPPLKRLNCKVVACFGDNEGNKIGLKSGFTGLGTIEEAPVRYTANDGTRFVIVHMKRQLRGLNEEFDIQIVGHTHKARVEREPDGRMLINPGETSGWSFGRPTIAVLETTTREVQIIDLLPTAPPSEPLPAAVEGA; encoded by the coding sequence ATGCGAATTGGAATCTTTGCCGATGCTCACGATCACCTGGCCAATATTCGGCTGGCCGTCGAACGCTTTAATCAAGAGCAGGTCGAGGTCGTGCTATTTGCCGGCGACATTGTCTCGACCATCAGCGTGCCGCCGCTGAAGCGGCTGAATTGCAAAGTCGTCGCTTGCTTCGGCGACAACGAAGGCAACAAGATCGGCTTGAAGTCGGGTTTCACCGGCTTGGGGACGATCGAAGAAGCGCCGGTGCGCTACACGGCCAACGACGGCACGCGGTTCGTTATCGTGCATATGAAACGGCAGCTGCGCGGCCTGAACGAAGAGTTCGATATCCAAATCGTCGGCCACACGCACAAGGCCCGCGTCGAGCGCGAGCCCGATGGCCGAATGCTGATTAACCCCGGCGAAACCAGCGGCTGGAGCTTTGGCCGGCCGACAATCGCGGTGCTGGAGACCACCACGCGCGAAGTGCAGATCATCGATCTGCTCCCGACAGCTCCACCGAGCGAACCACTGCCGGCGGCGGTAGAAGGGGCCTGA